A region of Reichenbachiella carrageenanivorans DNA encodes the following proteins:
- a CDS encoding Ig-like domain-containing protein: MKSVTWESDNPSATVNENTGVVTGISPGTATITATDGSGITGSIEVTVFPPDP; encoded by the coding sequence GTGAAAAGTGTTACTTGGGAATCAGATAACCCATCTGCGACGGTCAACGAAAACACAGGAGTAGTAACAGGAATCTCTCCTGGAACTGCTACCATAACAGCTACTGATGGTTCTGGTATAACAGGTTCTATTGAGGTTACCGTGTTTCCTCCTGATCCTTGA
- the smc gene encoding chromosome segregation protein SMC — protein sequence MQLTKLEIKGFKSFGDKVVINFDEGITGIVGPNGCGKSNVVDSIRWVLGEQKVKSLRSEKMDNIIFNGTKNRKPTQLAEVSLSFKNTKNLLPTEYSNVTITRRYYRSGESEYQLNGVTCRLKDITSLFLDTGIASNSYAIIELGMVDNILNDKDNSRRGLFEEAAGISKFKIRKKETLKKLNDTDADLDRVEDLLFEIDKNLKSLERQAKQAQKYYQVKEDYKTYSVQLAKQTLQQQKEKLEELKKASELNNDKKTSLNKQLAEKEAQAEKSKADLVSKEKTLASRQKTLNEHVNKIRQYESEKKIKNERLRFLNGRSDSLKEIIEQDRKSSERASFSVSSLSNEKISAEKILNEIFYKLETLKQDFEEEKAKNEAFKNEGEELNQNYTNKKEEVYQLIKSLEIKSIQVSSLKQELEKAATDTSSKTENLQNFEKRIAEIELEKKEKQEQYDYLKSKDEELKNRITHSEKTIEVIREELTQVNRKLDASQNEYNLTKSLVDNLEGFPEAIKFLKKETSWSKNAPLLSDVLTCPEEYRVTVENYLESYMNYYIVDTEAEAFKAINILSDASKGKAHFFILDRFEKFKPSHTALIQNAVPATEVVEYDPKYKKLIGYILDNVYISNFNDTEGIEHQDTVLITKSGKVIDRQFSISGGSVGLFEGKRIGRAKNLEKLSTSIKKLTTKLNEVKANLEEKVSDLNRFKENNFEEQLEQVQTELAQIKEEHVSFTTKQEQFANLLTENTNKSEDILEKINELNEEIAELSPKKESEQKLLEELELRNSSFKEKLVVHNEQLNEKSAAFNQENILYHQQQNKVSSIIQEITHKEANLESAKERIEKNQSELKQTDEEVRQLVEKSDSNDDQLIEMYEEKESIETAVTESEKAYYAERELIETVEKEAREIQREREQTDASTMEVQNELNETRLKLSGVKERLSVEFNIDIDQLLIDGKEDEEKSAAIQNLSEEEIRAHVEKLKNRMDTMGPINPMAMEAYEEIKERHDFIVSQKEDLLKAKESLMETISEIDAVAKGTFLEAFESIKTNFIRVFRSLFTEEDQCDLRLSNPDDPLESAIEIMAKPKGKRPLSINQLSGGEKTLTATSLLFAIYLLKPAPFCIFDEVDAPLDDANIDKFNNIIRDFSNESQFIIVTHNKRTMISTDVIYGVTMVEQGVSRVVPVDLKELD from the coding sequence ATGCAACTGACCAAGTTAGAGATTAAAGGATTCAAAAGTTTTGGTGACAAAGTGGTCATTAACTTTGATGAAGGAATTACTGGAATAGTGGGACCCAATGGCTGCGGCAAATCCAACGTGGTAGATTCGATTCGCTGGGTATTAGGAGAGCAAAAAGTAAAATCTTTACGTTCAGAAAAGATGGACAACATCATCTTTAACGGCACCAAAAACAGAAAACCCACACAACTAGCCGAAGTATCTCTTTCATTTAAAAACACCAAAAACCTCCTTCCTACCGAATACTCTAACGTTACTATTACTCGCCGCTATTATCGCTCAGGCGAAAGTGAGTATCAGCTCAACGGAGTCACCTGCCGACTAAAAGACATCACCAGCTTATTTCTAGATACAGGGATCGCTTCTAACAGCTACGCTATCATCGAACTGGGCATGGTAGACAATATCCTCAATGACAAAGACAACTCTCGAAGAGGACTTTTCGAAGAGGCTGCAGGTATTTCTAAGTTCAAAATAAGAAAAAAAGAAACACTCAAAAAGCTCAACGACACCGACGCAGATTTGGATCGTGTAGAAGATTTGCTTTTTGAAATAGATAAAAACCTAAAATCACTAGAGCGACAAGCAAAACAAGCACAGAAATACTACCAAGTAAAAGAAGACTACAAAACCTATAGTGTACAGCTCGCCAAGCAAACACTACAGCAGCAAAAAGAAAAACTAGAAGAACTCAAAAAAGCATCTGAGCTCAATAACGACAAAAAAACAAGCCTCAACAAGCAGCTCGCAGAAAAAGAAGCACAAGCTGAAAAATCTAAAGCAGATCTGGTAAGCAAAGAGAAAACACTTGCGTCGAGACAGAAAACACTCAATGAGCACGTAAACAAAATTCGTCAGTACGAAAGCGAAAAAAAAATCAAAAATGAACGACTCCGATTTTTGAACGGCCGGAGTGATAGCCTCAAAGAGATTATAGAGCAAGACAGAAAAAGCAGCGAACGCGCATCCTTTTCTGTATCGAGCCTGAGCAATGAAAAGATTAGTGCAGAAAAAATACTCAACGAGATCTTTTACAAACTAGAAACGCTCAAACAGGACTTCGAAGAAGAAAAAGCTAAAAACGAAGCTTTTAAAAATGAAGGAGAGGAGCTCAACCAAAACTATACAAACAAAAAAGAAGAGGTGTATCAACTGATCAAATCACTAGAGATCAAATCGATACAGGTAAGCTCGCTAAAACAAGAGCTAGAAAAAGCAGCTACAGACACCTCTAGCAAAACAGAAAACCTTCAAAATTTCGAAAAGCGAATTGCTGAAATTGAATTAGAAAAAAAGGAAAAACAAGAGCAATATGACTACCTCAAATCCAAAGACGAAGAGCTCAAAAACAGAATCACTCATTCTGAAAAGACCATAGAAGTAATCCGTGAAGAACTGACCCAAGTCAACAGAAAACTAGACGCTTCTCAAAACGAATATAATCTCACCAAGTCATTAGTAGACAATTTAGAAGGCTTTCCTGAAGCCATCAAATTTCTAAAAAAAGAGACCAGCTGGAGCAAAAACGCACCACTTCTTTCTGATGTACTCACCTGTCCAGAAGAATATAGAGTAACGGTAGAGAACTATCTCGAATCGTACATGAACTACTACATCGTAGACACTGAAGCCGAAGCCTTCAAGGCAATCAACATCCTAAGCGACGCCTCTAAAGGCAAAGCACATTTCTTTATTCTAGATCGATTTGAAAAATTCAAACCCTCACACACTGCACTGATACAAAATGCCGTGCCTGCCACTGAAGTGGTAGAATACGACCCTAAATACAAAAAACTGATCGGCTACATTTTAGATAATGTATACATCAGTAATTTCAACGACACCGAAGGCATAGAACATCAGGACACCGTACTAATCACCAAAAGCGGCAAAGTGATCGACAGACAGTTTAGCATATCTGGTGGGTCCGTAGGATTGTTTGAAGGAAAACGAATCGGACGTGCCAAAAACCTAGAAAAGCTTTCCACTTCAATAAAAAAGCTCACCACCAAACTAAACGAAGTAAAAGCCAACCTCGAAGAAAAAGTCTCTGATTTGAATCGCTTCAAAGAGAACAACTTTGAAGAACAGCTCGAACAAGTACAAACAGAACTCGCCCAGATCAAAGAAGAGCATGTATCCTTCACTACTAAACAAGAGCAATTTGCCAACCTGCTCACAGAAAACACAAACAAGAGTGAAGATATCTTAGAAAAGATCAATGAGCTCAACGAAGAGATCGCCGAACTATCTCCTAAAAAGGAAAGCGAACAAAAACTACTAGAAGAACTCGAACTACGAAATAGTAGTTTCAAAGAAAAACTTGTCGTACACAACGAACAGCTCAACGAAAAATCTGCTGCGTTTAATCAGGAAAACATACTCTACCACCAACAACAAAACAAGGTGAGTAGTATCATTCAAGAGATTACACACAAAGAGGCCAATCTCGAATCGGCTAAAGAGCGTATAGAAAAAAACCAATCCGAACTCAAGCAAACAGACGAGGAAGTCAGGCAACTTGTAGAAAAATCTGACTCTAACGATGATCAACTCATCGAAATGTACGAAGAGAAAGAGTCTATCGAAACCGCCGTAACCGAATCAGAAAAGGCCTACTACGCAGAAAGAGAACTGATCGAAACTGTAGAAAAAGAAGCCAGAGAGATCCAAAGAGAACGTGAGCAAACTGATGCAAGTACCATGGAAGTACAAAACGAGCTCAACGAAACTCGTCTGAAACTCTCGGGTGTAAAAGAGCGATTATCGGTCGAATTCAACATCGACATCGACCAATTGCTAATAGACGGCAAAGAGGACGAAGAAAAAAGCGCCGCCATTCAAAATTTGAGTGAAGAAGAAATCAGAGCTCATGTAGAAAAACTCAAAAACCGCATGGACACCATGGGACCAATCAACCCCATGGCCATGGAAGCCTATGAAGAAATCAAGGAACGACATGATTTCATCGTATCTCAAAAAGAAGACCTACTCAAAGCCAAGGAATCATTGATGGAAACAATCAGTGAAATAGACGCAGTAGCCAAGGGCACCTTCTTAGAAGCCTTCGAAAGTATCAAAACCAACTTCATTAGAGTATTTCGATCATTGTTTACAGAAGAAGATCAATGCGATTTGCGTCTATCCAACCCAGACGATCCATTAGAATCTGCCATCGAAATTATGGCCAAACCAAAAGGCAAACGCCCACTCAGCATCAATCAATTGTCGGGTGGTGAGAAAACACTCACAGCTACTTCACTCCTATTTGCCATCTATCTACTGAAGCCTGCTCCGTTTTGTATCTTCGACGAAGTAGATGCACCGCTCGATGATGCCAACATCGACAAATTCAACAACATTATTCGTGACTTCTCCAACGAGTCCCAATTCATTATCGTAACGCACAACAAACGTACGATGATCTCTACAGACGTGATCTACGGTGTTACTATGGTAGAGCAAGGAGTCTCTCGCGTAGTACCTGTAGACCTGAAAGAACTGGATTAA
- the fabF gene encoding beta-ketoacyl-ACP synthase II: protein MQLKRVVVTGIGALTPIGNNAAEYWQGLSKGVSGAAPITRFDAEKFKTQFACELKNYDPNDHFDRKEARKMDLFTQFAHIVADEAVLDSGLDLSKIDSNRAGVIWGAGIGGLKTFQDEVMNFASGDGTPRYNPFFIPKMIADIAPGMISIKYGFRGPNFTTVSACASGTNAIIDSYNYIRLGMADVFITGGSEAAVCESGVGGFNALKALSERNDSPETASRPFDKDRNGFVLGEGAASLILEDYDHAIARGAKIYAELIGSGMSADAYHMTAPHPEGIGATNVMITALKDANLKPKDVDYINVHGTSTPLGDVSESMAILNVFKEHAYNLNISSTKSMTGHLLGAAGAIEAAACVMAIQNGEVPPTINHFTDDEQFDPKLNFTFNKSQKRDIKIALSNTFGFGGHNTSIIFRKFEG, encoded by the coding sequence ATGCAATTAAAGCGAGTTGTAGTTACCGGCATTGGAGCTCTCACACCTATAGGAAATAATGCCGCCGAGTATTGGCAAGGACTTTCTAAAGGTGTGAGCGGCGCTGCTCCCATCACCCGTTTCGACGCGGAAAAATTCAAAACCCAGTTTGCTTGTGAACTGAAAAATTACGATCCAAACGATCACTTCGATCGCAAGGAAGCTCGTAAAATGGATTTGTTCACACAGTTTGCTCATATCGTAGCAGACGAAGCTGTCTTAGATTCAGGTCTCGACCTGAGCAAAATAGATAGCAACAGAGCTGGAGTGATATGGGGTGCTGGCATTGGTGGATTGAAAACTTTCCAAGACGAAGTAATGAACTTCGCCAGCGGAGATGGTACTCCCCGATACAATCCATTCTTCATTCCGAAGATGATTGCTGATATTGCCCCTGGTATGATTTCTATTAAATACGGATTCAGAGGACCAAACTTCACTACGGTGAGTGCCTGTGCCTCAGGAACCAACGCAATTATCGATTCATACAACTACATTCGATTGGGAATGGCAGATGTATTTATCACTGGCGGATCAGAAGCTGCAGTGTGCGAATCTGGCGTCGGCGGATTCAATGCACTAAAAGCATTATCCGAAAGAAATGATTCTCCTGAGACGGCCTCAAGACCATTCGACAAAGACAGAAATGGATTTGTACTAGGTGAAGGTGCTGCTTCACTGATATTGGAGGATTACGACCACGCAATAGCTCGTGGCGCTAAAATATATGCCGAATTGATCGGCAGCGGCATGTCTGCCGATGCGTATCATATGACTGCCCCACACCCAGAAGGAATCGGTGCAACCAATGTGATGATCACCGCGCTAAAAGATGCCAACCTCAAACCAAAAGATGTAGACTACATCAACGTACATGGCACATCGACCCCACTTGGTGATGTGAGTGAATCTATGGCCATCCTTAATGTATTTAAGGAGCATGCCTACAACTTGAACATCTCCTCTACCAAATCGATGACTGGCCACCTCCTCGGGGCAGCTGGTGCTATTGAAGCGGCGGCTTGTGTGATGGCTATACAAAACGGAGAAGTTCCTCCGACCATCAATCACTTTACCGACGACGAGCAGTTTGACCCTAAGTTGAATTTCACATTTAACAAATCCCAAAAAAGAGATATTAAAATTGCACTAAGCAATACCTTCGGATTTGGAGGCCATAATACTTCCATCATTTTCCGTAAATTTGAAGGGTAA
- a CDS encoding phytase, protein MKKTVKLWVLLGICAACSTPNKESTPEPIRPKYVTDPVNFDSDDPAIWIHPNDPAKSLILGTDKRENSQGGIFVFDLQGKEDSTKRIKNIDRPNNIDITYGFALDSTQRRDLAIFTERGKKQIRVFSIPNMEPLDNGGIPVFEDSESREVMGIALYKRATDDSLFAIVSRKGEGSPSNGYLYQYILYAEGGSIKGKLVRKFGQFSGGDGEIEAIAVDEKLGYIYYSDELYGIRKYYADPAMGDEQLSLFGLDGFQEDREGISIYETSDSTGYLLVSDQQAHAFRVFSREGTPDDPHSHELIQVLPVQAVESDGSEVSNLTFNQDFPKGFFVAMSDNKTFEIYDWRDIEKELMTPKAEVTK, encoded by the coding sequence ATGAAAAAAACAGTAAAATTATGGGTCTTATTGGGAATATGTGCTGCATGCAGCACTCCCAACAAAGAATCTACCCCAGAACCGATTCGCCCCAAGTACGTGACTGACCCCGTAAATTTTGATAGTGATGACCCCGCTATTTGGATTCATCCCAATGACCCAGCAAAATCTCTTATTCTCGGTACGGACAAGCGTGAAAATTCACAAGGGGGTATCTTCGTTTTTGACCTTCAAGGAAAAGAAGACAGTACCAAACGAATCAAAAACATTGACCGACCCAACAATATAGACATCACCTACGGATTTGCTCTGGACAGTACCCAACGTAGAGATTTGGCTATATTCACCGAAAGAGGAAAAAAACAAATTCGGGTATTCTCTATCCCCAATATGGAGCCTTTAGATAACGGAGGCATACCCGTCTTTGAGGACAGCGAAAGCCGTGAGGTCATGGGAATCGCACTTTACAAACGAGCAACTGATGATTCTCTCTTTGCCATAGTTAGCCGCAAAGGAGAAGGCTCTCCTAGTAATGGTTATTTATACCAATATATACTATATGCAGAAGGAGGCTCGATCAAAGGTAAGTTAGTTCGCAAATTCGGGCAGTTTAGTGGAGGGGATGGAGAAATAGAAGCCATCGCTGTAGATGAAAAATTAGGTTACATCTATTACTCAGACGAACTCTATGGTATCCGCAAATATTACGCAGATCCTGCCATGGGCGATGAGCAACTCAGTCTCTTTGGCTTAGATGGTTTTCAAGAAGATCGAGAAGGCATTTCGATCTACGAAACTTCTGACAGTACAGGGTACCTACTAGTTTCTGATCAACAAGCTCATGCTTTTCGAGTATTCTCAAGAGAAGGTACGCCAGACGACCCACATAGCCATGAGTTAATCCAAGTCCTACCCGTTCAGGCAGTGGAAAGCGATGGATCTGAGGTATCAAACCTTACATTCAACCAAGACTTTCCAAAAGGCTTCTTTGTAGCCATGTCAGATAATAAAACCTTTGAAATCTACGACTGGCGAGATATAGAGAAAGAATTAATGACACCTAAAGCTGAAGTAACCAAGTAA
- the nadE gene encoding NAD(+) synthase, which translates to MSQIRIGGACLNQTPIDWNNNFTNISQAIKAAKEQQVNLLCLPELSITAYGCQDLFLSEWLTEEAITQLHKIVPLCTNISVAVGLPIRHDQKIYNTTCLIENGKILGFYAKQILANDGIHYEHRWFSPWPSGEVKELTLNNQTYPIGDQTFHIKGVHIGFEICEDAWNEIRPACRLYDKGVELILNPSASHFAFGKHKIREKLIINSSKKFNCHYLYVNQLGNESGRVIYDGDIILASHGQLLATNQRLSFQSYQLLYFDMDTTQTKYKQTDHVDTLDNNRDFAQAASLGLYDYLRKSRAKGYTLSLSGGADSSSIAVLVALLVSNGVKELGVDRFCKSIHLTPDWHTELTTEEAVQFIVGKILITAYQGTKNSSDDTLNSARSLAASIGAQFKHWEIDEVVSTNHDLVEKAIGRKLTWEQDDIAMQNIQARTRSPLIWMVANITGTILLTTSNRSEGDVGYTTMDGDTSGSLAPIAGVDKPFLLQWLRYAEKELGYDGLASVNSLTPTAELRPKSYTQTDEDDLMPYPILVEIERLGIFQRKSPLIVYQTLAQKLNIDHEVLKNYIRKFYRLWSINQWKRERLAPSFHLDDFNVDPKTWCRFPILSGGFAEELKQLDEA; encoded by the coding sequence ATGAGTCAAATTCGTATCGGTGGAGCCTGCCTCAACCAAACACCCATAGATTGGAACAATAACTTTACGAATATTTCGCAAGCCATTAAGGCTGCTAAAGAGCAACAAGTAAACCTACTTTGCCTGCCAGAGCTATCCATCACAGCCTACGGTTGTCAAGACCTTTTTCTAAGTGAGTGGCTAACAGAAGAAGCTATAACTCAACTACACAAAATCGTTCCGCTTTGCACGAATATATCCGTAGCAGTAGGTCTCCCCATCCGCCACGACCAGAAAATTTACAACACGACTTGCCTGATCGAAAACGGTAAAATCCTAGGCTTCTATGCCAAGCAAATATTAGCCAATGACGGCATTCATTACGAACACAGATGGTTTTCTCCCTGGCCTAGCGGAGAAGTAAAAGAACTCACGCTCAACAATCAGACCTACCCTATCGGAGATCAAACCTTTCATATCAAAGGGGTGCATATAGGTTTTGAAATTTGTGAAGATGCTTGGAATGAAATTCGCCCAGCTTGCAGACTATATGACAAAGGCGTAGAACTCATTCTAAACCCTAGCGCAAGCCATTTTGCTTTCGGGAAACATAAGATTCGTGAGAAACTAATCATAAACAGCAGTAAAAAATTCAACTGCCATTACCTGTATGTCAACCAATTAGGTAATGAATCAGGTCGAGTCATCTACGATGGCGACATCATACTAGCCAGCCATGGTCAATTACTTGCGACCAACCAACGGCTCTCCTTTCAGTCCTACCAATTGCTGTATTTCGACATGGATACTACACAAACGAAATATAAGCAAACGGATCATGTAGACACACTAGACAACAACCGAGATTTCGCTCAAGCGGCTTCTTTAGGTCTATATGACTATCTAAGAAAAAGTAGAGCCAAAGGTTATACGCTCTCACTGAGTGGTGGCGCGGACTCATCCTCCATTGCGGTATTGGTGGCGCTATTAGTAAGCAATGGCGTGAAAGAGTTAGGCGTAGATCGCTTCTGCAAATCCATCCACCTCACTCCTGATTGGCATACTGAATTGACAACAGAAGAGGCTGTACAATTCATCGTAGGCAAGATACTGATCACAGCCTATCAAGGCACAAAGAATTCATCTGACGACACACTCAATTCTGCTCGGTCTCTGGCCGCATCTATTGGCGCACAATTCAAACACTGGGAAATAGATGAGGTGGTAAGCACCAACCATGACCTTGTAGAAAAAGCCATTGGGCGAAAGCTTACTTGGGAGCAAGATGATATTGCAATGCAAAATATACAGGCTCGAACTCGGTCACCATTGATCTGGATGGTTGCTAATATTACTGGCACGATCCTACTCACTACTTCCAATCGCAGCGAAGGCGATGTAGGCTACACCACCATGGATGGCGACACCAGCGGCAGTCTAGCACCGATAGCAGGCGTAGACAAGCCCTTCTTACTACAATGGCTTCGATATGCAGAAAAAGAATTAGGATACGACGGATTGGCTTCCGTAAACAGCCTAACACCTACTGCTGAGCTACGCCCAAAGTCATACACACAAACAGACGAGGACGACCTGATGCCCTACCCTATCTTAGTAGAAATAGAACGTTTGGGCATTTTTCAACGAAAATCTCCACTGATCGTCTATCAGACCTTAGCCCAAAAGCTAAACATAGATCATGAGGTTCTCAAAAACTACATTAGAAAATTTTACAGATTGTGGTCGATCAATCAATGGAAAAGAGAGCGTTTAGCACCGTCTTTTCACCTTGATGATTTCAACGTAGACCCTAAAACGTGGTGCAGATTCCCTATTCTATCAGGAGGATTTGCAGAAGAATTAAAGCAATTAGACGAAGCCTAG
- the infC gene encoding translation initiation factor IF-3, whose protein sequence is MAKQRFQRRGFRGRVEEPYKVNDRITAREVRVVGENVKVDVYQTSQAIKMAQDQGLDLVEISPNADPPVCKITDYSKFKYEQKKKQKEIKSKAHKSVLKEIRFGPNTDDHDFNFKLNHAIKFLKEGAKVKAYVHFVGRTIVFKDRGEILLLKFAQSLEEHAKVEQLPKLEGKRMFLMLSPKVQKKN, encoded by the coding sequence ATCGCTAAACAAAGATTCCAAAGACGTGGCTTTAGAGGTCGTGTTGAAGAACCCTACAAAGTAAATGATCGCATCACTGCCAGAGAAGTTAGGGTAGTTGGTGAAAATGTAAAGGTCGATGTATATCAGACTTCGCAGGCTATTAAAATGGCCCAAGATCAAGGGTTGGATTTAGTGGAGATATCGCCTAATGCAGATCCTCCGGTTTGTAAAATTACCGATTATTCGAAGTTTAAGTACGAGCAGAAAAAGAAGCAAAAGGAGATCAAATCCAAAGCACATAAAAGTGTTTTGAAGGAGATTAGGTTCGGCCCTAATACTGATGATCATGATTTTAATTTCAAATTGAATCATGCCATCAAGTTCTTGAAAGAAGGTGCTAAAGTGAAAGCTTATGTACATTTTGTAGGACGTACCATTGTCTTTAAGGATAGAGGGGAAATTTTGCTATTGAAATTTGCTCAATCTCTCGAAGAGCATGCTAAGGTGGAACAACTTCCTAAATTGGAAGGAAAACGAATGTTTTTGATGCTTTCTCCAAAAGTTCAAAAGAAGAATTAA
- the rpmI gene encoding 50S ribosomal protein L35, protein MPKVKTKAGAKKRFKLTGSGKIKRKHAFKSHILTKKETKQKRNLTKTGLVHKSDVANVKEMLNI, encoded by the coding sequence ATGCCAAAAGTTAAAACTAAAGCAGGAGCGAAGAAAAGGTTTAAACTGACAGGGTCTGGTAAAATCAAAAGAAAGCATGCTTTCAAAAGCCACATTCTGACAAAGAAAGAAACCAAGCAGAAGCGAAACTTGACTAAAACTGGACTCGTCCACAAGTCAGACGTAGCTAATGTTAAAGAAATGCTCAACATTTAA
- the rnc gene encoding ribonuclease III codes for MLLLFRNAKDRKFAVLIKRIVGFNPSNLKLYALAMRHSSAAQESRKGYLESNERLEYLGDAVLGMAVAEYLFNKYPFKDEGFLTEVRSRMVNREHLNHLARKIGLADVIRYNGQLNANGQSFKSIYGDALEALVGAVYLDKGFDATKKFIFKMLIIPHIDLDEMINNNSNFKSKIIEWSQKENKDLRFEVEEKDNQKHFKKFEAKIFVGKKEISVGYGLSKKKAEQNAAEKSCQILNIE; via the coding sequence CTGCTGCTGTTATTCAGAAACGCTAAGGACCGGAAATTTGCCGTTTTAATTAAACGAATCGTCGGGTTTAATCCATCCAACTTGAAACTGTATGCCCTCGCTATGAGGCACAGTTCGGCTGCGCAAGAAAGTCGCAAGGGATACTTAGAATCTAACGAGCGATTAGAATACTTGGGAGACGCAGTGCTAGGCATGGCTGTAGCCGAATACCTCTTTAATAAATACCCATTTAAAGACGAAGGCTTTCTCACGGAAGTGAGATCGCGCATGGTGAATCGCGAACACCTGAATCACCTGGCCAGAAAAATAGGACTGGCTGATGTCATCAGATACAATGGCCAACTCAATGCCAATGGACAATCCTTTAAATCTATCTATGGAGATGCATTAGAAGCGCTGGTAGGTGCTGTCTATCTAGACAAAGGCTTTGATGCTACAAAAAAATTCATCTTCAAAATGCTCATCATTCCTCACATCGATTTGGATGAGATGATCAACAACAACTCTAACTTCAAAAGCAAAATTATAGAATGGTCACAAAAGGAAAATAAAGACCTTCGATTTGAAGTAGAGGAAAAAGACAACCAGAAGCATTTCAAAAAATTTGAAGCAAAGATATTTGTAGGCAAAAAAGAAATCAGTGTAGGCTATGGCCTCAGTAAGAAAAAAGCGGAACAAAACGCTGCTGAAAAATCCTGTCAAATCCTTAATATTGAGTAG
- a CDS encoding acyl carrier protein: MSDIAQKVKSIIIDKLGVEESEVSNEASFTNDLGADSLDTVELIMEFEKEFNISIPDDQAENIGTVGQAVEYLEANAK; this comes from the coding sequence ATGTCTGATATAGCACAAAAAGTTAAATCAATTATTATCGACAAATTAGGAGTAGAAGAGTCTGAAGTAAGCAATGAAGCGAGCTTCACGAACGACCTTGGTGCTGACTCTTTAGACACTGTCGAATTGATTATGGAATTTGAAAAGGAGTTCAATATCTCTATTCCAGACGATCAAGCTGAAAACATCGGTACTGTAGGACAGGCTGTTGAATATCTAGAAGCGAACGCAAAATAA
- the rplT gene encoding 50S ribosomal protein L20, with protein sequence MPRSVNTVASRARRKKVLKLAKGYFGRRKNVWTVAKNAVEKGLGYAYRDRKVKKREFRKLWIQRINAGAREHGLSYSQFMGKLTASDIELNRKVLADLAMNHPEAFKAVVDQLK encoded by the coding sequence ATGCCAAGATCGGTAAACACTGTAGCGAGTAGAGCTCGCAGGAAAAAGGTTCTGAAGTTAGCCAAAGGTTATTTCGGAAGAAGAAAAAATGTATGGACGGTAGCTAAAAACGCCGTTGAAAAAGGACTCGGATACGCATACCGAGACAGAAAGGTTAAAAAGAGAGAGTTCAGAAAGTTGTGGATTCAGAGAATCAACGCTGGTGCAAGAGAGCACGGTTTGTCTTACTCTCAGTTCATGGGGAAGTTGACTGCCTCTGACATCGAATTGAATAGAAAAGTATTGGCTGATTTGGCAATGAATCATCCAGAAGCTTTCAAAGCAGTAGTAGATCAGTTGAAATAA